A genomic region of Aspergillus oryzae RIB40 DNA, chromosome 1 contains the following coding sequences:
- a CDS encoding uncharacterized protein (predicted protein): MRWIIPNLLAALAVSSLFSSVITWPTGDSGLGKGQSVDNDFGDEVGSYDSQPFYGRREITESLPGLSEHPDSETHVGYGAILERVPRPNTDKPNDDADVPDVDQEDLATALEAIHLESHSPSIVSRGQKEEAELSSKFGSRWKGETFYYFIEAKDKNAKNFNANEIKSLAKKGYELIKDKFNFNGNVIVSALFIPEVGVAVGSKPRGTGVVEEILEKSHKTSDGRDLTHACDSVQQEDLYHAEDLVIIKGADEYLKKMRSDNWRDKKFPRGTHMVSYGKYNSEDKSAGPKEPCGGTEKTKLTIPCKNVAHELNIDWST, translated from the exons ATGCGCTGGATCATCCCGAACCTCCTTGCAGCGTTGGCTGTCAGCagtctcttttcttcagtcATTACGTGGCCCACTGGAGACAGTGGACTCGGGAAAGGCCAGTCTGTTGACAATGATTTCGGTGATG AAGTCGGAAGCTATGACTCCCAGCCATTCTATGGTAGGAGAGAGATAACAGAATCGCTCCCTGGACTGTCCGAACACCCGGATTCCGAGACCCATGTGGGATATGGAGCTATCCTCGAGCGCGTCCCACGACCTAACACCGATAAGCCTAACGATGATGCCGATGTTCCTGATGTTGACCAGGAGGACTTGGCCACCGCGCTCGAGGCGATCCACCTAGAGAGCCATAGCCCTAGCATCGTCAGTCGAGGACAAAAAGAGGAAGCGGAACTGTCGTCGAAGTTCGGATCGCGCTGGAAAGGGGAGACATTTTACTACTTCATTGAagccaaagacaagaacgCCAAGAACTTCAATGCAAATGAGATCAAGAGCCTAGCAAAAAAGGGCTACGAGCTGATTAAGGATAAGTTTAACTTCAACGGGAATGTGATCGTGTCTGCGCTCTTTATCCCAGAAGTTGGAGTCGCGGTAGGCTCCAAGCCCCGGGGCACAGGCGTCGTTGAAGAGATTTTGGAAAAAAGCCACAAAACCAGCG ACGGACGCGACCTCACGCATGCTTGTGACTCCGTTCAGCAGGAAGATCTCTACCACGCAGAGGACTTGGTGATTATCAAGGGAGCAGATGAATACTTGAAAAAGATGCGAAGCGATAATTGGAGGGATAAGAAATTTCCTCGGGGAACGCATATGGTTTCATATGGCAAGTATAATTCCGAGGATAAATCTGCGGGACCAAAGGAACCCTGTGGTGGAACAGAAAAAACAAAGTTGACCATTCCCTGCAAAAATGTTGCACATGAACTGAATATTGACTGGTCGACCTGA
- a CDS encoding ankyrin repeat domain-containing protein (ankyrin repeat) — MRLLLDLPNEILHHIAGYLALESDLNLLARTNRHFHSAINPLLYHFNAIHRQMSALLWAADHGIVETAQHSLNASFGVSNNIKLGIIYDALSIAVHAGHTSIAKVLLLQEGIDPNFRYRSKEARSWVTFLARAAGAGHVDTVALLLSTKGINPNLGDGMGRPPIAHAGFNNQVPVIEQLLATPGVDMNGKDHHGRTPLAWTVSFGSEAAVSQFLSRQDIDVNAAIATDDLFKKGWTALMFAASRGFAKKVELLLNTPYINVNHQSSSGKTALHWAAQVGSETIVQLLLAKGAYPDPRDSHNRSPLIQSALYGHLSIMELLYEAGANLNTVTSTGSTALTSASGEGHTDIVVFLLGTGKVDVAAKGKEDKRNALSVAAEGGHRDIVDLLLKQNGQGFPNERDYMGRSPLSYAIEHGDLETIKLLIRNSSVIDTGETDANGKTLLSYAAQHDDPAILNLLVSATKVTR, encoded by the coding sequence ATGCGGCTGTTGCTAGATCTACCAAATGAAATTCTCCATCATATTGCAGGCTATCTGGCCCTAGAGTCAGATCTAAACTTGTTAGCCAGAACGAACCGCCACTTTCACAGTGCAATCAACCCTTTATTGTATCATTTCAATGCCATACACAGACAGATGTCCGCACTGCTGTGGGCTGCAGATCATGGGATAGTTGAGACCGCGCAACATTCACTGAACGCTAGTTTCGGGGTTTCAAACAATATAAAACTTGGCATAATCTATGATGCACTGTCAATAGCAGTGCACGCGGGACACACAAGTATCGCGAAGGTTCTTCTACTGCAAGAGGGAATTGATCCTAATTTCCGATATCGGAGCAAAGAGGCCAGATCATGGGTGACGTTTCTAGCAAGAGCAGCTGGGGCAGGACATGTAGATACAGTTGCCCTGTTGCTGTCAACAAAAGGCATCAACCCGAATCTAGGAGATGGCATGGGAAGGCCCCCGATTGCTCATGCGGGATTCAACAACCAGGTTCCAGTGATCGAACAGCTGCTTGCCACCCCGGGCGTAGATATGAATGGGAAGGATCACCATGGCCGTACGCCACTGGCCTGGACAGTGAGTTTTGGATCGGAAGCAGCTGTGTCTCAATTCCTATCTCGACAGGACATTGATGTCAATGCGGCTATAGCCACGGATGATTTGTTTAAGAAGGGGTGGACTGCCCTAATGTTCGCGGCTAGCAGGGGATTTGCTAAGAAAGTGGAGCTGTTGCTTAACACACCATATATCAATGTGAACCACCAATCCTCCAGTGGAAAAACAGCTTTACACTGGGCAGCGCAGGTTGGCTCTGAAACTATCGTGCAGCTTCTACTCGCAAAGGGGGCATATCCTGACCCCAGAGACAGCCATAATCGGTCTCCTCTCATTCAGTCTGCATTGTATGGCCATCTGTCCATCATGGAATTGCTATATGAAGCAGGGGCCAACCTCAATACTGTCACGAGTACTGGGAGTACTGCACTTACTTCAGCCTCGGGTGAAGGACATACAGATAtagttgtttttcttttagggACAGGAAAGGTGGACGTAGCAGCAAAAGGCAAAGAGGACAAGCGCAATGCTTTGTCGGTGGCTGCAGAGGGAGGCCATCGAGACATTGTCGACCTATTATTGAAACAGAATGGCCAAGGGTTTCCGAACGAAAGGGATTATATGGGACGATCACCATTGTCATATGCGATTGAGCATGGTGATCTTGAGACAATTAAACTGCTGATACGGAATTCATCTGTAATAGATACTGGGGAAACAGATGCCAACGGCAAAACACTCCTTTCCTATGCCGCGCAGCACGATGATCCAGCAATACTAAATCTGCTAGTGTCAGCCACGAAGGTTACTAGATAG
- a CDS encoding uncharacterized protein (predicted protein) has protein sequence MRPLCMPPTSGTLARNSSQVPDWPKKRPSHDQFEKCVQPAISGVVKYDQPISISPSILVADGNTGSGICSVPGRLLPNLLTGRDMKDLAGSICDTMVTVGQGIVTKDAGAISSALTVRGGHRKGFSITHKHCNLQIIGTVANVAGINVKSELVDLCVHAIKYQAETCLAVLKYGIIRHPVDHVVKPSTTIWRNGKGAIQAIFDIGFAMPDTFH, from the exons ATGAGAC CCTTGTGCATGCCCCCGACCAGCGGCACCTTGGCCAGGAACAGTTCACAGG TTCCTGATTGGCCGAAGAAGCGCCCTTCCCACGACCAGTTTGAGAAATGCGTGCAGCCGGCCATTAGCGGTGTAGTAAAATATGACCAGCCTATATCTATCTCGCCTAGCATTCTGGTAGCAGACGGAAACACAGGCAGCGGCATTTGCTCGGTCCCTGGAAGGTTGCTGCCTAACCTTCTTACGGGGAGAG ATATGAAAGACCTGGCCGGTTCTATCTGCGACACGATGGTCACCGTGGGACAGGGGATTGTCACCAAGGATGCAGGCGCAATTTCCTCTGCCCTCACAGTTCGGGGAGGTCATAGGAAAGGTTTTTCAATTACCCACAAACATTGCAATCTGCAGATTATAGGTACGGTGGCCAATGTAGCCGGTATCAACGTCAAATCCGAGCTGGTTGATCTCTGCGTGCACGCGATTAAGTACCAGGCAGAGACGTGTTTAGCCGTTTTGAAGTATGGGATCATTCGTCATCCggttgatcatgttgtcaAGCCATCAACCACTATATGGAGGAACGGTAAAGGTGCTATTCAGGCGATTTTTGATATTGGTTTTGCTATGCCTGATACGTTTCATTAG